One genomic window of Scatophagus argus isolate fScaArg1 chromosome 16, fScaArg1.pri, whole genome shotgun sequence includes the following:
- the hspbp1 gene encoding hsp70-binding protein 1, with amino-acid sequence MADNSQNRRYPQNLQGVLQLAVEAGSAAEGPAPIEPMSEERKMWLREALAEITKGQMDEVEQMKQCLAILRQEGISHREREGDEDRDEEDEDERESAFEILSELCENLDNARDLMILGGLELCVSQYLCHTQSGLRWRAAELIASCAQNMPQVQVHLLSIGALPKLLQLTDSDTHPTVRVKALYAVSCLVREQEAGLQAFLAHDGFSVLMRGMQSENEKLKTKSAFLLLNLLTSHPEQKNTVVSMGMVQQLVSVLRTPHSPFHEHVLGALCCLVEDCPQGLKDCRNPVLGLEEFLSQRSRELQGKEESQEELDFCERLRVMCFCRQQSDDNGMDR; translated from the exons ATGGCAGATAACAGCCAGAACAGAAGATATCCCCAGAACCTCCAGGGGGTCCTGCAGCTGGCAGTGGAGGCTGGATCAGCCGCAGAGGGACCTGCCCCCATTGAACCCATGTCAGAGGAG AGGAAAATGTGGTTGAGAGAAGCTCTTGCTGAAATCACCAAAGGCCAGATGGATGAAGTGGAGCAGATGAAGCAGTGCTTGGCTATCTTGCGTCAAGAGGGAATAAGCCACAGGGAGCGGGAAGGAGATGAGGATagggatgaagaggatgaagatgagcgCGAGTCAGCCTTTGAGATTCTGTCAGAGTTGTGTGAGAACCTGGACAATGCTAGAG ATCTAATGATTCTTGGTGGACTGGAACTGTGTGTCTCCCAGTACCTGTGTCATACTCAGAGTGGACTGAGGTGGCGTGCTGCTGAGCTTATCGCTTCCTGTGCACAGAACATGCCACAGGTGCAGGTCCACTTGCTTAGCATTGGTGCACTGccaaagctgctgcagctgacagacTCGGACACCCACCCCACCGTGAGAGTCAAAGCCCTTTATGCTGTGTCGT GCCTGGTTCGAGAGCAGGAGGCAGGACTTCAAGCTTTCTTGGCCCACGATGGCTTCTCAGTGCTGATGCGAGGCATGCAGTCAGAGAACGAGAAGCTCAAGACCAAATCGGCTTTCCTTCTGCTCAACCTGCTGACGTCTCATCCCGAACAGAAAA ATACAGTTGTCTCCATGGGTATGGTACAGCAGCTGGTATCTGTTCTCCGCACACCACACTCACCTTTCCATGAACATGTGCTTGGCGCCCTTTGCTG TCTGGTGGAAGACTGCCCACAGGGTCTCAAAGACTGCAGGAATCCTGTCCTGGGTCTGGAGGAGTTTCTCAGCCAGCGATCCAGAGAGCTCcaaggaaaagaagagagtCAG GAAGAACTGGACTTCTGTGAGCGTTTGAGGGTGATGTGTTTCTGCAGGCAGCAGTCCGATGACAATGGAATGGATCGCTGA